One window of Entelurus aequoreus isolate RoL-2023_Sb linkage group LG06, RoL_Eaeq_v1.1, whole genome shotgun sequence genomic DNA carries:
- the LOC133651808 gene encoding sorting nexin-8-like isoform X2: MQPVQEDVLTLSQTLDQHLGRDSVQVELIPEKKGLFLKHVEYQVTSQRFKISVYRRYSDFDVFHEVLLQRFAYRVVPSLPPKRMLKGVLTSVSDREFIEGRRRALGRFINLVAKHPFFSEDELVKTFLTFSGSDVQIRLRDAYKKTGDEFMTNRIATQAKDYLPADIQTQFSLSRELIKSIHNSFYKLRERAEKIAERSKGNASDLLLFGRELSTLGSETSSLPSLASSQSTWGRLCQSLKSLSVEFAVLSDKAGQQARREEDDVVERLHFFLDLLQSYRDLCERHEKGVLHEHQRALHKYSVMKRQMMSATVQPKEQASVVQLESRIVQQENAIQTMELRNYFSLFCLHQETQLIFTYLPITSHILGAFVNSQVQGHREMGEVWNELQPKLGCLFGEHNGLKRAL, from the exons ATGCAGCCCGTTCAGGAAGACGTGCTGACACTGTCGCAGACGTTGGACCAGCATCTCGGCAGAGACAGTGTCCAGGTGGAGCTCATACCGGAGAAAAAGGGCCTGTTTCTCAAACATGTGGAGTACCAGGTCACCAGCCAG CGTTTCAAAATATCAGTTTATCGACGCTACAGCGATTTTGACGTCTTCCACGAGGTTCTGCTGCAACGTTTCGCCTACAGAGTGGTGCCATCGCTTCCTCCTAAACGAATGTTGAAAGGAG TCCTGACCTCTGTTTCCGATCGCGAGTTCATCGAGGGGAGGCGGCGTGCGCTGGGCCGATTCATCAACCTGGTGGCCAAGCACCCCTTCTTCTCAGAGGATGAGCTGGTCAAGACCTTCCTCACCTTCAGTGGCTCT GATGTCCAGATCAGGCTGCGTGACGCTTACAAGAAAACAGGCGATGAGTTCATGACCAACAGAATTGCGACTCAGGCGAAG GACTACCTCCCTGCCGACATCCAGACGCAGTTCTCCCTGAGCAGAGAGCTGATCAAGAGCATCCACAACAGCTTCTACAAGCTGCGGGAGCGAGCCGAGAAGATCGCAGAGCGCTCCAAGGGGAATGCCAGCGACCTCCTCCTGTTTGGCAGAGAGCTCAG CACGTTGGGCTCAGAAACGTCGTCCCTTCCGTCGTTGGCTTCATCACAGAGTACTTGGGGCCGCCTGTGTCAATCCCTAAAGAGTCTGTCAGTAGAGTTTGCCGTGCTCTCGGACAAAGCCGGTCAACag GCGAGACGGGAGGAGGACGATGTTGTGGAAAGACTGCATTTTTTCCTGGATTTGCTCCAGTCGTACAGA GACCTGTGCGAGCGCCACGAGAAGGGCGTGCTCCACGAGCACCAGCGAGCGCTGCACAAGTACAGCGTGATGAAGAGGCAGATGATGAGCGCCACTGTGCAGCCCAAGGAACAGGCATCGGTAGTGCAGCTCGAATCGCGAATTGTTCAG CAAGAAAATGCCATTCAGACCATGGAGTTGCGTAACTACTTCTCATTGTTCTGCCTCCACCAAGAAACACAGCTCATCTTCACCTACCTGCCAATCACCTCCCACATCCTGGGAGCTTTTGTAAACTCCCAGGTGCAAGGACACCGAGAG ATGGGCGAAGTATGGAACGAACTCCAGCCAAAGCTGGGCTGTCTCTTCGGTGAACACAACGGATTGAAACGGGCCCTCTGA